From one Enterobacter kobei genomic stretch:
- the serB gene encoding phosphoserine phosphatase has translation MLNSLTWCDLPEEVSQWPGLPLSLSGDEVMPLDYHAGRSGWLLYGRDLNKMRLTEYQRKLGAAMVIVASWCVDEYQVIRLAGSLTPRATRLAHDAGLDVAPLGKIPHLKTPGLLVMDMDSTAIQIECIDEIAKLAGTGEMVAEVTERAMRGELDFTESLRSRVATLKGADATILRQVRDDLPLMPGLTQLVLKLEALGWKVAIASGGFTFFADYLREKLHLTAVVANELEIMDGKLTGHVLGDIVDAQYKAKTLKRLAEKYEVPFEQTVAIGDGANDLPMIKAAGLGIAYHAKPKVNEKTEVTIRHADLMGVFCILSGSMNQK, from the coding sequence ATGCTTAACAGTCTGACCTGGTGCGATCTGCCTGAAGAGGTTTCTCAGTGGCCTGGATTGCCGCTCTCGTTAAGTGGCGATGAGGTCATGCCGCTGGATTATCATGCTGGTCGCAGCGGCTGGCTGCTATACGGTCGCGATCTGAATAAAATGCGTCTGACGGAGTATCAGCGCAAACTGGGTGCGGCAATGGTAATTGTCGCCTCCTGGTGCGTGGATGAGTACCAGGTGATCCGCCTGGCAGGCTCGCTGACGCCGCGCGCCACGCGCCTGGCGCACGATGCCGGTCTGGACGTGGCGCCGCTCGGCAAGATCCCGCACCTGAAAACGCCAGGATTACTGGTGATGGACATGGACTCCACCGCCATCCAGATCGAATGCATTGATGAGATCGCCAAACTGGCGGGCACCGGCGAAATGGTGGCGGAAGTCACCGAACGCGCCATGCGCGGCGAGCTGGATTTCACCGAAAGCCTGCGCAGCCGTGTCGCCACCTTAAAAGGGGCCGACGCCACAATCCTGCGGCAGGTACGCGATGACTTACCGCTGATGCCGGGCCTGACGCAGCTGGTGCTGAAGCTGGAAGCGCTGGGCTGGAAAGTTGCCATTGCCTCCGGCGGCTTCACCTTCTTCGCCGATTACCTGCGCGAGAAGTTGCACCTGACGGCGGTGGTGGCCAACGAACTGGAAATCATGGACGGCAAGCTCACCGGCCATGTGCTGGGCGACATCGTGGATGCGCAGTACAAAGCGAAAACGCTGAAACGTCTGGCGGAAAAATATGAAGTTCCCTTTGAGCAGACCGTGGCGATTGGTGACGGTGCCAACGATCTGCCGATGATTAAAGCGGCAGGGCTGGGCATTGCCTATCATGCCAAGCCAAAGGTGAACGAAAAGACAGAAGTGACGATCCGTCACGCTGATCTGATGGGCGTGTTTTGCATCCTGTCGGGCAGCATGAATCAGAAATAA
- a CDS encoding LysR family transcriptional regulator, with translation MELRYLRYFVAVANERHFTRAAKVLGISQPPLSQQIKRLEDEVGTPLFRRLTRGVELTEAGEAFYEDACQILAMSDAALEKARGIARGLNGSLSIGITSSDAFHPEIFALIRRFQVQNMAVRVQQVEANMSSLMAMLAEGELDIAFVRLPCESSKAFDLKILDREPMVVALHRNHPLAQRDALALEQLRDTPVILFPQEVAPGLYDRVYGCCERAGIDMQHTQQASQLSSSLSMVATGAGFALVPQSMAAISPPGVTYHSLLSPALSTDIALCWRRFERSRTVKRFLTMFREE, from the coding sequence ATGGAACTTCGCTATCTGCGTTATTTTGTCGCGGTTGCAAACGAGCGACACTTCACCAGGGCGGCCAAAGTGCTGGGCATTTCACAGCCACCTTTGAGTCAGCAGATCAAACGGCTCGAGGACGAGGTGGGCACGCCGCTGTTCAGACGCCTGACGCGGGGCGTTGAATTGACCGAAGCCGGAGAGGCCTTCTATGAAGATGCCTGTCAGATCCTGGCGATGAGCGATGCCGCGCTTGAAAAAGCCCGGGGTATCGCGCGCGGGCTGAATGGCAGCCTGTCGATAGGCATCACCAGTTCAGACGCTTTTCATCCTGAAATCTTTGCGCTTATTCGCCGCTTCCAGGTACAGAATATGGCGGTGAGAGTACAGCAGGTGGAAGCCAATATGTCGTCGCTGATGGCGATGCTGGCGGAAGGTGAATTGGACATCGCCTTTGTGCGACTGCCGTGCGAGAGCAGCAAAGCCTTTGATCTGAAAATTCTTGATCGGGAGCCGATGGTGGTGGCATTGCACCGCAATCATCCTCTGGCACAGCGTGATGCGCTGGCGTTAGAGCAGCTTCGGGATACGCCGGTGATCCTGTTCCCGCAGGAGGTCGCGCCGGGGCTGTACGATCGCGTTTACGGCTGCTGTGAGCGGGCCGGCATTGATATGCAGCACACACAGCAGGCCTCGCAGCTTTCCTCTTCTCTGAGTATGGTGGCCACAGGTGCCGGGTTCGCCCTGGTGCCGCAGTCGATGGCGGCCATTTCTCCGCCGGGTGTCACCTATCATTCATTACTCTCACCGGCGCTGAGTACCGATATCGCACTTTGCTGGCGGCGTTTTGAACGTTCGCGGACGGTAAAACGGTTTTTGACGATGTTTCGTGAGGAGTGA
- the budA gene encoding acetolactate decarboxylase translates to MLHSSACDCEAHLCETVRGFSAQHPDSVIYQTSLMSALLSGVYEGNTTIADLLAHGDFGLGTFNELDGEMIAFSSQVYQLRADGSARAAKPEQKTPFAVMTWFQPQYRKIFDGPVSRQQIHDVIDQQIPSDNLFCALRIDGTFRHAHTRTVPRQTPPYRAMTDVLDDQPVFRFNQRKGVLVGFRTPQHMQGINVAGYHEHFITDDRKGGGHLLDYQLESGVLTFGEIHKLMIDLPADSAFLQANLHPGNLDEAIRSVEN, encoded by the coding sequence ATGTTGCATTCATCAGCATGCGACTGTGAGGCCCACCTGTGCGAGACCGTCCGTGGATTCTCGGCGCAGCATCCTGACAGCGTGATCTACCAGACATCACTCATGAGCGCGCTGCTAAGCGGCGTGTACGAAGGGAATACCACCATCGCCGATCTGCTGGCCCATGGCGATTTTGGTCTGGGCACCTTTAACGAGCTGGACGGTGAAATGATCGCTTTCAGCAGCCAGGTGTACCAGCTGCGCGCGGATGGCAGCGCCCGGGCGGCAAAACCCGAGCAGAAAACGCCGTTTGCGGTGATGACCTGGTTCCAGCCGCAGTATCGCAAAATCTTTGACGGGCCGGTCAGCCGCCAGCAGATCCACGACGTCATCGACCAGCAAATCCCCTCCGATAATCTGTTCTGCGCCCTGCGCATTGATGGCACGTTCCGCCATGCGCACACCCGTACCGTTCCGCGTCAGACGCCGCCTTACCGGGCGATGACCGACGTGCTGGACGATCAGCCGGTATTCCGCTTTAACCAGCGCAAGGGCGTGCTGGTCGGGTTCCGTACGCCTCAGCATATGCAGGGCATTAACGTGGCGGGCTATCACGAACATTTCATCACCGACGATCGTAAGGGTGGCGGCCATTTGCTCGATTACCAGCTTGAGAGCGGCGTGCTCACCTTCGGTGAAATTCACAAGCTGATGATTGACCTGCCCGCAGACAGCGCGTTTTTACAGGCCAACCTTCATCCCGGCAATCTTGATGAAGCGATCCGTTCCGTCGAAAACTAA
- the alsS gene encoding acetolactate synthase AlsS — MKRSVPSKTNRRTTVNSDKQARQWAHGADMVVGQLEAQGVKQVFGIPGAKIDKVFDSLLDSSIDIIPVRHEANAAFMAAAVGRLTGKAGVALVTSGPGCSNLITGIATANSEGDPVVALGGAVKRADKAKLVHQSMDTVAMFSPVTKYAVEVNSPDAIAEVVSNAFRAAEQGRPGSAFVSLPQDIVDQPVTGTILPASTAALMGPAPESAIDDVAKLIENAKNPVILLGLMASQPANSAALHKLLEKSRIPITSTYQAAGAVNQEHFTRFAGRVGLFNNQAGDRLLHLADLIICIGYSPVEYEPAMWNSGDATLVHIDVLPAYEERNYVPDLELVGDIAETLNLLANRIDHKLELSQRASEILVDRQHQRDLLDRRGASLNQFALHPLRIVRAIQDIVNNDVTLTVDMGSFHIWIARYLYSFRARQVMISNGQQTMGVALPWAIGAWLVNPGRKVVSVSGDGGFLQSSMELETAVRLNANVLHIIWVDNAYNMVAIQEEKKYQRLSGVEFGPVDFKAYADAFGAKGFAVESADALEPTLRAAMDVDGPAVVAIPVDYSDNPLLMGQLHLSQIL; from the coding sequence ATGAAGCGATCCGTTCCGTCGAAAACTAACAGGAGAACCACCGTGAACAGTGATAAACAGGCTCGTCAGTGGGCGCACGGAGCCGATATGGTTGTCGGTCAGCTGGAAGCGCAGGGCGTGAAACAGGTCTTCGGTATTCCGGGTGCGAAAATCGACAAGGTCTTTGATTCCCTGTTGGACTCCTCCATCGACATTATTCCGGTACGCCACGAAGCAAACGCGGCTTTTATGGCGGCGGCGGTAGGACGGCTGACCGGCAAAGCCGGGGTTGCGCTGGTGACCTCCGGGCCGGGCTGTTCGAACCTGATAACCGGTATCGCCACGGCCAACAGCGAGGGCGATCCTGTCGTTGCGCTGGGAGGCGCGGTAAAACGGGCAGACAAAGCAAAACTGGTACACCAGAGTATGGACACGGTCGCCATGTTCAGCCCGGTGACGAAATATGCTGTGGAGGTTAACTCGCCGGATGCCATTGCCGAAGTGGTATCCAACGCCTTTCGCGCTGCCGAGCAGGGCAGACCGGGCAGCGCCTTTGTCAGCCTGCCGCAGGATATTGTCGACCAGCCGGTCACCGGCACAATTTTGCCCGCCAGCACCGCCGCACTGATGGGGCCGGCACCGGAATCAGCCATTGACGATGTGGCGAAACTCATCGAAAACGCCAAAAATCCGGTCATCCTGCTGGGCCTGATGGCCAGTCAACCCGCCAACAGCGCGGCGCTGCATAAGCTGCTGGAAAAAAGCCGGATCCCGATCACCAGCACCTATCAGGCCGCCGGGGCGGTTAATCAGGAGCATTTTACCCGTTTTGCCGGACGCGTCGGCCTGTTTAACAACCAGGCGGGAGACCGGCTGCTGCATCTGGCTGACCTGATTATCTGTATCGGGTACAGCCCCGTTGAATATGAGCCTGCCATGTGGAACAGCGGTGACGCAACGCTGGTTCATATTGACGTGCTGCCCGCGTATGAAGAGCGCAACTATGTTCCTGATCTTGAGTTAGTGGGGGACATCGCCGAAACGCTGAATCTGCTCGCTAACCGTATTGACCATAAGCTGGAACTCAGCCAGCGCGCGTCAGAAATTCTTGTCGATCGCCAGCATCAGCGGGATCTCCTCGACCGCCGCGGCGCATCACTCAACCAGTTTGCCCTGCATCCGCTGCGTATCGTGCGGGCCATCCAGGACATCGTTAATAACGACGTCACGCTCACGGTGGATATGGGCAGCTTCCACATCTGGATCGCCCGTTATCTCTACAGCTTCCGCGCCCGCCAGGTGATGATTTCAAATGGTCAGCAGACCATGGGCGTGGCGCTACCGTGGGCGATTGGCGCCTGGCTGGTCAACCCTGGCCGCAAGGTGGTGTCGGTCTCCGGTGATGGCGGCTTCCTGCAATCCAGCATGGAACTGGAGACTGCGGTGCGTCTCAACGCTAACGTGTTGCACATCATTTGGGTGGATAACGCCTACAACATGGTGGCGATCCAGGAAGAGAAAAAATACCAGCGTCTTTCCGGCGTGGAATTCGGCCCGGTCGATTTCAAAGCTTATGCCGATGCGTTTGGCGCGAAAGGCTTTGCTGTCGAGAGCGCGGACGCGCTGGAGCCGACGCTGCGTGCGGCAATGGATGTCGATGGCCCGGCCGTGGTGGCCATTCCCGTCGACTACAGCGATAACCCGCTGCTGATGGGCCAGCTCCATCTCAGCCAGATTTTGTAA
- a CDS encoding (S)-acetoin forming diacetyl reductase: MQKVALVTGSGQGIGKAIALRLVKDGFAVAIADYNDETANAVAGEITRQGGKAIAVKVDVSDREQVFAAVEKARTALGGFDVIVNNAGVAPSTPIESITPEIVDKVYNINVKGVIWGMQAAIDAFRKEGHGGKIINACSQAGHTGNPELAVYSSSKFAVRGLTQTAARDLAPLGITVNAYCPGIVKTPMWEEIDRQVSEAAGKPLGYGTETFAKRITLGRLSEPEDVAACVSYLAGPDSNYMTGQSLLIDGGMVFN; the protein is encoded by the coding sequence ATGCAAAAAGTTGCTCTCGTAACCGGCTCAGGCCAGGGGATTGGTAAAGCGATTGCGCTTCGCCTGGTGAAAGATGGCTTTGCCGTTGCCATCGCGGATTACAATGACGAGACGGCGAACGCCGTTGCCGGGGAGATCACCCGGCAGGGTGGTAAAGCCATCGCCGTGAAGGTGGATGTGTCTGACCGCGAGCAGGTGTTTGCGGCGGTGGAAAAAGCCCGCACCGCGCTGGGCGGCTTCGACGTCATCGTCAATAACGCCGGGGTAGCCCCGTCTACGCCCATTGAATCTATTACGCCGGAGATAGTGGATAAGGTCTACAACATCAACGTGAAAGGCGTTATCTGGGGTATGCAAGCCGCCATTGACGCCTTTCGTAAAGAGGGACACGGCGGCAAGATCATTAACGCCTGCTCCCAGGCGGGCCATACCGGCAACCCGGAACTGGCGGTGTACAGTTCCAGTAAGTTCGCGGTTCGTGGGTTAACCCAGACCGCCGCACGCGATCTCGCGCCGCTGGGGATCACCGTTAACGCCTACTGCCCGGGGATCGTCAAAACGCCGATGTGGGAAGAAATCGACCGTCAGGTTTCAGAGGCGGCAGGTAAACCCCTTGGCTATGGCACTGAAACCTTTGCCAAACGTATTACGCTCGGCAGACTGTCCGAACCAGAAGATGTGGCTGCGTGCGTATCGTATCTTGCCGGTCCGGATTCCAACTACATGACCGGCCAGTCCTTGCTGATTGATGGAGGGATGGTATTTAACTAA
- a CDS encoding YtjB family periplasmic protein: MARAKLKFRLHRAVIVLICLALLVALMQGASWFSQSHQRARNPQLEELARTLARQVTINLAPLMRSETPDEKRIGQILRQLTDESRILDAGVYDEQGDLVVRAGESVNVRDRLALDGKKAGGYFNQQIVEPVPGKNGPLGYLRLTLDTHTLATEAKQVDNTTNILRLMLLLSLAIGVVLTRTLLQGKRTRWQQSPFLLTASKSVPEEEERDKKEP; the protein is encoded by the coding sequence ATGGCTCGCGCAAAATTAAAATTCCGGCTGCATCGCGCCGTGATCGTCTTGATCTGTCTCGCCCTTCTGGTGGCGCTGATGCAGGGGGCCAGCTGGTTCAGCCAGAGCCATCAGCGGGCGCGCAATCCGCAACTGGAGGAGCTGGCCCGCACGCTCGCGCGTCAGGTGACGATCAATCTCGCGCCGCTGATGCGCAGTGAAACGCCGGACGAAAAACGTATCGGCCAGATCCTGCGCCAGTTAACCGACGAGAGCCGCATTCTGGATGCGGGCGTCTATGACGAACAGGGCGATTTGGTGGTGCGCGCGGGCGAAAGCGTCAATGTGCGCGATCGGCTGGCGCTGGATGGCAAAAAAGCGGGCGGCTATTTTAACCAGCAAATTGTCGAACCGGTGCCCGGTAAAAATGGCCCGCTGGGTTATCTGCGTCTGACGCTCGATACCCATACGCTGGCGACCGAAGCGAAACAGGTCGATAACACCACCAATATTTTACGCCTGATGCTGCTGCTCTCCCTCGCCATCGGCGTGGTGCTGACCCGCACCCTGTTGCAGGGCAAGCGCACCCGCTGGCAGCAATCCCCTTTCCTGCTGACGGCCAGCAAGTCGGTGCCGGAAGAAGAAGAGCGTGATAAAAAGGAACCGTAA
- the lplA gene encoding lipoate--protein ligase LplA, whose amino-acid sequence MSTLRLLISDSYDPWFNLAVEECIFRQMPATQRVLFLWRNADTVVIGRAQNPWKECNTRRMEEDNVRLARRSSGGGAVFHDLGNTCFTFMAGKPEYDKSISTAIVLKALRSLGATAEASGRNDLVVKTPDGDRKVSGSAYRETPDRGFHHGTLLLNADLSRLANYLNPDKKKLQAKGITSVRGRVANLVDLLPGITHEAICEAVTRAFFEHYGESVDAEIISPDKTPDLPNFAETFARQSSWEWNFGQAPAFSHLLDERFTWGGVELHFDVEKGHITRTQVFTDSLNPAPLEALATRLQGCLYRADRLQLACDALIEDFPEQEKELRELSAWIATAVR is encoded by the coding sequence ATGTCCACCCTGCGTTTATTGATTTCTGACTCTTACGATCCGTGGTTTAACCTGGCGGTGGAAGAGTGCATTTTCCGCCAGATGCCCGCCACTCAGCGCGTGCTGTTTCTGTGGCGCAATGCGGATACCGTGGTCATTGGCCGGGCGCAGAATCCGTGGAAAGAGTGTAATACCCGTCGCATGGAAGAAGACAACGTGCGTCTTGCCCGTCGCAGCAGCGGCGGTGGCGCGGTGTTTCACGATCTGGGCAATACCTGCTTTACCTTTATGGCGGGTAAGCCGGAATACGATAAAAGTATTTCCACGGCCATTGTCTTAAAGGCGCTGCGATCCCTTGGTGCGACGGCAGAAGCCTCCGGGCGTAACGATCTGGTGGTGAAAACGCCGGACGGCGACCGTAAAGTCTCCGGCTCCGCCTACCGGGAAACGCCGGATCGCGGCTTTCATCACGGTACGCTGCTGCTGAATGCCGATCTCAGTCGTCTGGCGAACTACCTTAACCCGGACAAGAAAAAGCTGCAGGCCAAAGGCATTACCTCGGTGCGCGGGCGGGTGGCGAACCTGGTCGATCTGCTGCCCGGCATCACCCATGAGGCGATCTGCGAGGCTGTCACCCGCGCCTTTTTCGAGCACTACGGTGAAAGCGTGGACGCGGAGATCATCTCCCCGGACAAGACGCCGGATCTGCCAAACTTCGCGGAAACCTTTGCCCGTCAAAGCAGCTGGGAGTGGAACTTTGGTCAGGCCCCGGCCTTCAGCCATTTGTTGGACGAGCGCTTTACCTGGGGCGGCGTGGAGCTGCATTTCGATGTTGAAAAAGGCCATATTACCCGCACGCAGGTCTTTACCGACAGCCTGAACCCTGCGCCGCTTGAAGCGCTGGCAACACGTTTACAGGGCTGTTTGTATCGCGCCGATCGGTTACAGCTGGCGTGTGATGCGCTGATTGAGGATTTTCCTGAGCAGGAAAAAGAACTGCGGGAGTTGTCGGCGTGGATTGCAACGGCAGTGCGGTGA
- the deoD gene encoding purine-nucleoside phosphorylase, whose product MATPHINAEMGDFADVVLMPGDPLRAKHIAETFLEDAREVNNVRGMLGYTGTYKGRKISVMGHGMGIPSCSIYTKELITDFGVKKIIRVGSCGAVRADVKLRDVVIGMGACTDSKVNRLRFKDHDFAAIADFDMVRNAVDAAKALGVDARVGNIFSADLFYTPDPSMFDVMEKYGILGVEMEAAGIYGVAAEFGAKALTICTVSDHIRTHEQTTAAERQTTFNDMIKIALESVLLGDKE is encoded by the coding sequence ATGGCTACCCCACATATTAATGCAGAAATGGGTGATTTCGCTGACGTTGTACTGATGCCGGGCGATCCGCTGCGTGCTAAGCACATCGCGGAAACCTTCCTGGAAGACGCGCGTGAAGTAAATAACGTGCGCGGCATGCTGGGTTACACCGGTACCTATAAAGGCCGCAAAATTTCCGTCATGGGTCACGGCATGGGTATTCCGTCCTGCTCCATCTACACCAAAGAGCTGATCACCGATTTCGGCGTGAAGAAAATTATCCGCGTCGGCTCCTGCGGTGCGGTACGTGCAGACGTAAAACTGCGTGACGTGGTGATTGGAATGGGTGCCTGCACCGATTCCAAAGTCAACCGCCTGCGTTTTAAAGACCACGACTTCGCCGCCATCGCGGACTTCGACATGGTGCGTAACGCGGTTGACGCGGCTAAAGCGCTGGGTGTTGACGCGCGCGTCGGTAACATTTTCTCCGCTGACCTGTTCTATACGCCGGATCCGTCCATGTTTGATGTGATGGAGAAATACGGCATTCTGGGCGTGGAAATGGAAGCCGCGGGTATCTACGGCGTGGCGGCGGAATTTGGTGCGAAAGCGCTGACCATCTGCACCGTGTCTGACCATATCCGTACTCACGAGCAGACCACTGCCGCTGAGCGTCAGACCACCTTCAACGACATGATCAAAATCGCGCTGGAATCCGTTCTGCTGGGCGATAAAGAGTAA
- the deoB gene encoding phosphopentomutase translates to MKRAFIMVLDSFGIGATEDAERFGDVGSDTLGHIAEACAKGEADQGRQGPLNLPNLTRLGLAKAHEGSTGKIAAGLDGNAEVIGAYAWAHELSSGKDTPSGHWEIAGVPVLFDWGYFSNETNSFPQALLDKLVERANLPGYLGNCHSSGTVILDQLGEEHMKTGKPIFYTSADSVFQIACHEETFGLDKLYELCEIAREELTEGGYNIGRVIARPFIGDKPGNFQRTGNRHDLAVEPPAPTILKKLVEEKNGQVVSVGKIADIYANVGITKKVKATGLDALFDATVKEMKAAGDNTIVFTNFVDFDSSWGHRRDVAGYAGGLELFDRRMPELLELVGEDDIIIFTADHGCDPTWKGTDHTREHIPVLIYGPKVKPGSLGHRETFADIGQTLATYFGTSPMEYGKNML, encoded by the coding sequence ATGAAACGTGCATTTATAATGGTGCTGGACTCATTCGGCATCGGTGCGACTGAAGATGCGGAGCGCTTTGGCGACGTAGGTTCAGACACACTTGGCCACATCGCAGAAGCCTGCGCAAAAGGTGAAGCTGACCAGGGTCGTCAGGGTCCGCTTAATCTGCCAAACCTGACCCGTCTGGGTCTGGCGAAAGCCCACGAAGGTTCCACCGGCAAGATTGCGGCGGGTCTGGATGGCAACGCGGAAGTGATCGGCGCGTATGCCTGGGCGCATGAACTCTCCTCCGGGAAAGACACGCCGTCGGGCCACTGGGAAATCGCCGGTGTGCCTGTGCTGTTCGACTGGGGCTATTTCAGCAACGAGACCAACAGCTTCCCGCAGGCGCTGCTCGACAAGCTGGTGGAACGCGCAAATCTGCCGGGTTACCTCGGTAACTGCCACTCCTCCGGTACGGTGATCCTCGATCAGCTCGGCGAAGAGCATATGAAAACCGGGAAACCGATTTTCTATACCTCCGCTGACTCCGTGTTCCAGATCGCCTGTCACGAAGAGACGTTCGGCCTGGATAAGCTGTACGAGCTGTGCGAAATCGCCCGTGAAGAGCTGACCGAAGGCGGCTACAACATTGGCCGCGTGATTGCACGTCCGTTTATCGGCGACAAGCCGGGCAACTTCCAGCGTACCGGTAACCGTCACGATCTGGCGGTCGAGCCACCGGCGCCAACCATCCTGAAAAAGCTGGTTGAAGAGAAGAACGGCCAGGTGGTTTCCGTGGGTAAAATCGCGGACATCTATGCCAACGTCGGCATCACCAAAAAAGTGAAAGCGACCGGTCTGGATGCGCTCTTTGACGCCACCGTTAAAGAGATGAAAGCGGCAGGTGATAACACTATCGTGTTCACTAACTTTGTCGATTTCGACTCTTCATGGGGCCATCGCCGCGACGTGGCGGGCTATGCCGGTGGGCTTGAGCTGTTCGACCGCCGTATGCCGGAGCTGCTGGAGCTGGTGGGCGAAGATGACATTATTATCTTCACCGCTGACCACGGCTGCGATCCGACCTGGAAAGGCACCGATCACACCCGCGAACACATTCCGGTGCTGATCTACGGCCCGAAAGTGAAACCTGGCTCGCTCGGTCACCGTGAAACCTTCGCGGACATCGGCCAGACGCTGGCGACCTACTTCGGTACGTCACCAATGGAATACGGCAAAAACATGCTCTGA
- the deoA gene encoding thymidine phosphorylase yields the protein MFLAQEIIRKKRDGIALSDEEIRFFINGIRDNTVSEGQIAALAMTIFFHDMAIEERVSLTMAMRDSGSVLEWKSLNLNGPIVDKHSTGGVGDVTSLMLGPMVAACGGYIPMISGRGLGHTGGTLDKLEAIPGFDIFPNDQRFREIIKDVGVAIIGQTSSLAPADKRFYATRDITATVDSIPLITASILAKKLAEGLDALVMDVKVGSGAFMPTYELSAELAQAIVGVANGAGVRTTALLTDMNQVLASSAGNAVEVREAVQFLTGEYRNPRLLEVTTALCVEMLISGKLAEDDASARAMLQNVLDNGKAAEIFGRMVAAQKGPTDFVENYDKYLPTATLTKAVYADNEGFVSEMDTRALGMAVVSMGGGRRQASDAIDYSVGFTDMARLGDSVDGQRPLAVIHAKDENSWQEAARAVKAAIRVDDSAPAQTPVVYRRITE from the coding sequence TTGTTTCTCGCTCAAGAAATTATCCGCAAAAAACGTGACGGCATCGCATTAAGCGATGAAGAGATCCGCTTCTTTATTAACGGTATTCGCGATAACACCGTTTCCGAAGGCCAGATTGCGGCCCTGGCAATGACCATTTTCTTCCACGACATGGCGATTGAAGAGCGCGTATCGCTCACGATGGCGATGCGTGATTCCGGTAGCGTACTGGAATGGAAAAGCCTTAATCTCAACGGCCCGATCGTGGATAAACACTCCACCGGCGGCGTGGGCGATGTCACTTCGCTGATGCTGGGGCCAATGGTCGCCGCCTGCGGCGGGTATATCCCGATGATTTCCGGGCGCGGCCTGGGTCATACCGGCGGCACCCTCGACAAGCTGGAAGCCATTCCGGGCTTCGATATTTTCCCGAACGATCAACGTTTCCGCGAGATCATCAAAGACGTGGGCGTGGCGATTATCGGCCAGACCAGCTCGCTGGCACCGGCGGATAAACGTTTTTATGCCACCCGTGACATTACCGCCACGGTTGACTCCATCCCGCTGATCACCGCCTCGATCCTCGCCAAAAAACTGGCGGAAGGTCTGGATGCGCTGGTGATGGACGTGAAGGTCGGCAGCGGCGCGTTTATGCCAACCTACGAACTCTCTGCTGAACTGGCGCAGGCGATTGTCGGCGTGGCGAACGGTGCGGGTGTTCGCACCACTGCGCTGCTGACGGACATGAACCAGGTGCTGGCCTCCAGCGCCGGTAATGCCGTGGAGGTGCGCGAAGCCGTGCAGTTCCTTACCGGCGAATACCGCAACCCGCGCCTGCTGGAAGTGACTACCGCGCTGTGCGTGGAAATGCTGATTTCCGGCAAGCTGGCCGAAGATGACGCCAGCGCCCGCGCCATGCTGCAAAACGTGCTCGACAACGGCAAAGCCGCCGAAATCTTTGGTCGCATGGTTGCCGCCCAGAAAGGCCCGACCGATTTTGTTGAAAACTACGACAAGTACCTGCCGACGGCGACGCTGACCAAAGCGGTTTATGCTGATAACGAAGGCTTCGTGTCAGAAATGGACACCCGTGCCCTTGGCATGGCCGTCGTGTCGATGGGCGGCGGTCGTCGTCAGGCGTCTGACGCGATTGATTACAGCGTCGGCTTTACCGATATGGCCCGACTGGGTGACAGCGTGGACGGTCAACGTCCGCTGGCGGTCATTCATGCCAAAGACGAAAACAGCTGGCAGGAAGCGGCCCGCGCGGTGAAAGCCGCCATCCGCGTCGATGACAGCGCACCGGCGCAAACCCCGGTGGTATATCGCAGAATTACGGAATAA